The Methylocaldum marinum genome includes the window AATCGCCAGGGCTGTGGCGTTGGCGCTCTGGGGAATGATGCTGATGGTGCCGTCGGTGCCGATTTCGACTTTTTGCGCGGGCGGAATGGCGATGGGGCCGGCATTGCCGAGCACCGCCAATCCGCCGCCGGTGACGAGCCGGCCTTCGGGCGTGATGTGCAGGTCGCCTGCCCGGGTATACGCTTCGCTGCCGTCCGCGGACTGTACCGCGAGCCAGCCTTCGCCGTTGACGGCGACGTCGAGATCGCGTCCGGTGGTTTGCAATGAGCCCGTCGACAAATCGACGCCGGGCCGCTCAGTCATGGCGTAGACCCGGCTGGGATAGCCGTTGCCGAATACCGGCATCGACCGGAGCTGCTCGAAATCCGCACGAAAACCCGGCGTGTTCGCGTTCGCCAGATTGTTGGCGTTGGAAGCCTGTGCCAGTAGAATCTGCTTGGCGCCGCTCATCGCGACATAAAG containing:
- the flgF gene encoding flagellar basal-body rod protein FlgF, which produces MDRSLYVAMSGAKQILLAQASNANNLANANTPGFRADFEQLRSMPVFGNGYPSRVYAMTERPGVDLSTGSLQTTGRDLDVAVNGEGWLAVQSADGSEAYTRAGDLHITPEGRLVTGGGLAVLGNAGPIAIPPAQKVEIGTDGTISIIPQSANATALAILDRIKLVKPDKSRLEKGEDGLMRVKDGAPTAATNEVQLVTGALEGSNVSTVEEMVQMIELAREFEYQIKMMKTVEDNGNASAELMRIG